The stretch of DNA TAATTTTGAGGTTCAGAATAATGGGCATCTTTTATGAATCTTAATGTAAAAAAACAGATATATTGGGATCCAGGTATACcggataaataaacaaaacgtATATCGTATAtcgatatatttgtaatatcccaatcagtagaaaaattagattttttgacgtttcgtgactctgaagaagtggcttacactgagcgacgaaacatcagaaagtcttatttttctattcattgggatattacaaatatattaatttatttataactttattattgattgtcaTATACTGCATTTTTGGTTAGCCAATTTATAAAAGTTAGtcaataaatattgtaaatattgaCTATAAATAACTATGTAAAGTGTCTATTACCTTTTATAAGATAACTGACAAATGAATCTCACAGAGTTTATTTCTGAATGTTAAACTAATGTGACTGAAAGACTTTGTATAGAAGTGAAATATTAGTCACTTTATAATTGACGTAcactattttcatttatatgtgTATGTATTTTTGAGTacaattttgattaataatttggtAATCAATAAATCTTACTTGGAAAAGTTTAAACTTAAAAATCTCGCCAACTTACTACTTACATTCGGTCGATTATTTAACTTATCCCTTATAGTAACTAGATTAATTTGGTACATGCTAGTTAACAATTGGGTATAAACAAATAGTTAAAATATctccatattgatttgttttattgaaataatcattttaatagtttCATGAATATTGTACACTATtagtgaatgaataaatttgattcataatgaataacGATTCTAACAAgttttttatagttgaattcataagtcagttgaagctagactaccatggaaaacttgaaagcaccggatggccgtttcgtcctattgtctgactcctcggcagtgcgtattcatgatctcatcccgtgagattcgaacccaggacatatcagtctaaCAAGTGTTTGGACATTCAACcacataaaaatgaattcagaaTTATACTGTTACTTCTCAAATTTATCTCTTGTAGCCTGTAATATATAGTCcaaatttaaaaaattcatcTTTAATCTTTAGTGTTTTAACCAGAAAATTTTAGTTCAGATTAGATTGGAAAATAAATACGTTACTATTTCGATCTACATAGTTATGATAATTATTCTTATGTATATCATAATAATCTTGTTTATCTGGTATACTATATTTCAGCTTAGAAATATGTTCGATTGTTGTCTAATGATGGTTTCTATAAACAGTTAACAGTGATTGGTGATAATGTGAAGATCAGGAAACATCAGGAAGTTGTTTCTTCACAACTAGGGACCATCTAACAATAAGCAtccatgattattattattaagatcaAAAGTAGAAATAATAGATCATAAGTTGAGTTTTATGTTGTTCTGTGTATGTCATTATGATAAATTCAATATTCGAATTCTTTTCCTAGTTATTTTCATCATATGATTTTTCTAAAGTAATTATCATGGATGGTCAATATGATGACTGTCTTCAATGGATCCTCTGTAATTTATATAACTGTTGACTTAGTGTTTTACGTTTTGTTGATAAGCAACAAAAAACTATGCTCAAATTCCATGACATATCAAAAAATGTCAAAATATCCACGTATGAAAGATGGTtttagatgataataataataataataataataccaataataataataatggttagtAAAGAAATCAATATTAACTAAATACGTCACATTCAATAAGCTAAACTATAAATGTACTGTAGaagatataaatataaatgatagtATACGAGATACAGGATTGAAATTGACAACTAAAAATGTAAATTTCACTGATCGAGATCaggagtcagttgaagctagaccaccatggaaaacatgagagcactgaacggccgtctcgtcGTACTATGGAactctttagcagtgcgcatccaggatCCCGCCTCtggagattcgaacccaggaccagtcagtctcgcgcacgaactcctaacctctagaccactgagtcggcatccaataggacgaaacggtcatccactgcttccaggttttccatggtggtctagtttcaactggctcctgatctcaaccattgaaattacatattatatccactaaaacctcttctgataaaaatataaagttGGTATTCgagattattttatattattgctCTCCCCATATTAAGAATAATTTACCGATGAGATAAACTTGTATGATTAAAAGAATATTAGAAATTAATTTTCTTAAACCCTAAAAAGTTTTACAATTCAAAGAAGGCATTAAGAGCCAGGTTTAGCTGTTGAAAATATAATGCACTGGCATTAATTCATTTCCTGATGTTCTGTAGAAACAAACATATGTTCCTAGCTCGATGTTATTATATTTAATGCACATTTTAGTATTTAGTATGTATGTTAGTCTAAAAAAATTATACTTTATTTCCATTTATCTGGAttttttcatattcatataCTCCTGTACATATCTTAAGGTTCGCCTGTTGACTTTACGCGATTTAACAAACGAAGGGCCTGTAACGTTTGGAACGTTTGTCGACCTAGGATTATCAGGCtattacagtaaataattcgGATACTCTAGAAGTAACCACTTCCTTACATCCTCCAATCTTTCTCCTAGTAGATTGggagatttatttattacatcgtATATTTAACTAACACTGATTACGCTATAATCTCAAAATTATTAAGTGTTTTGTTTGAATCTGTCCTCGTACAAAGTGAGTTTACTTGTTTATAAGTTtaacaattataaaaatatACTAAAAGACTTGGTTATTTGAAGTCATTTTGGTCAAAAAATCGTTTCACATTTGACTTAGTGTTCTCCATATGTTCTGAATTAAAAATTTTGGCTTTTGGGGCCGACAATTACGATGAACATAAATGGGAATAGTACCACTCATGCTTCTGAAATAGTCATAGAAGCTAGATAACAGAGTTGGGATCAGTAGCTTAATTTCGCTCTTGTAGTTATGAAGAGGATTCGAACATGGTAGTGTTTAACAACACTAGTGTATGAGTTTCTTCAAACAAAATGATTCCAAAGTAATTTAAAATACAAGATGATAGTATTTAGTTGGATAATTATATTTCTTTATATGAAAAGGAAACGTAATGCATGACTTCTTAGCTGGATAGCAGTCACAGGAAATGAGTTTTGTGACAATTTGAAGTGTGATCTAATGAGTATGTTTGACAGAGAGCCTTCAGCTAGTGGTTTGTCTAGTAAAACCATAATGGTCAATGTCAATCCCGAATCCTTCAGGGAATCATTTACCACTGCAAACATTTTTACTAACGTTTAACTATATCAGAAATAACCAGAAATTATTTTGACCGCAAATTTTGACAGGTGACGCAATAAAATTACGCGGCCTCTGTTATGAACCTCActtaatgtacatttaacatcTTCAATAGTGCACTTCTGATCAATCTACTTGTTTTTATGTTTGGCGTTGGCTTGCTTGACGTTTACTTTACAAGTTGTCCGCAGATcgaaattaaattttatagcTTTTACCGTATCTCCTCATTCAATCATAAATGACAAGTTTTTTTTAGCAGTATTAAAACTTTTCGAGTATTGTAAAGTTATTTCAAATTAAGCAGTCTTTATAGTCATATCATAATCTTCAGACTGAAGTTGAAATGACATTTCAGAAGTCATTTAATTTACAGAGGGATAAAGGAGAATAGATTATACCATCTTCCGTTTGCTTATTCGTCTCCAATTATTAAAGACGGATATATACTGATGCTGGTCAACAAATGCATGCATAAATCATTCGGTTGCGAATAAATTCCCTATATAAAAAAACTAAAGGCATATAGAATAATATCTCATCATAAAACAAATTTTCTGTTAAGAAAACTCAGGAAATTCTGCCTACCgataaaatcaattaaatgttaGGAAAGCAGACTATTCCACGTAAAATCTACCTAGGACAGGAACATACAAAATGACTGCATATTAAATTCGCTGTGAGTTCAATATTCGGACTTGATTTTGTTTGTGATCATGAGGTTTTCAGCTAGAATACATTTGTCTAATTCTGGATCCATTATTTCTTCTATAATCCAGTATTCTAGGTTTGATGTGGTATTTAAACTAATTGATGACTCCTTTTTACTTGATTGCGCGCCcattacgaattccaaatataatacgttcaGTTGCGCTCATATAGTTCTACCTGCCTTAAAATGCGTTATTTCGAGAATTCTTAGTTAGTAAAGCAGTTTggatacttctaattatcataatcTTCCAACTAATTGAGTGATTGTGACATTACAACATAATATAAATTAACGGACAACACACAGTTATCAAACGGGCGCTacaaaaatgaatcagtaataaTCGGAAAAAAAGTTCTGGGCCGTGCAAGAAGATATATCAAAACATTGAATAAATGGACAAATGTTTGGAAGTGGTAGTTCATTACAATAGAGGAAGATCACACATTACATGTTCCAAAATGATCCGATAATAACTTTAGCTACTGAATAATAGTAAGTAGTAGATTAACATAAAAAAGGGAGGGAACGCAGATGAGTTGGAGTCATACAGTGGAATGCAAATGatatattaacaataatttgtAGTCTTGTGGATTTATTTCGTATGCTCGTTTGGTGAACTGATCTTAATTGACAGAAAATTTCTATCAGAGTAATGCAAAGTATTTTATTTGATATAGATGGTATTTCAGGAATTTAGTATACACAGAAATCTCCATGTTTCTACAACTTCACTTATGTATTGCGAAACTCACCAATTTGACTGCCTAATGCTGTGTGTATCTAATACATGTTTCTGACTGAAACTGATTGCTTATATCCCAATAATCTATGAAAAACACTGTCTTTATTTTGACATCGTCTTTAAATGTAGTGATGACGATCAAATTAGGAGTTAAATATTTCAGATACCTATATAACGAACAAACACTACCACATTAACAGATCTGAAAATAGTCTAGGCTCTAAGGCTTgctcattttaatttattcaccCTGAAATGACTTTGAAATTAAAGTTAAATATCGTATGCTTCGGCGTGACTTATAGGAAGACTGCAAACGCACCGTCAAACAATTTTCAAGGGAGACGGTGTGCAAGTTTAACAACACGGTGATAGGAAGCGATATGCGGACCAGGAGCTTTATACGGAACTTTCACATACAATTAGCATAGATAGATGTTGGATTATGTGATACCTTAGTTATGAAGATTAATATACCTAGTTTGGAATAGTTCATTCAATAATGTGGAAATTATACTGTGTCTAGTTTACTACAGTTAGTGGACGTAATTTATAGTCTGTAAAAGGTTTATATACATTGTAAAGTTTCCATAGTCAACCATTAACTCATGATTACAAAACATCTCGTTAGGTTGATCATCATGCTACTTTTCGTGAGAATTCactgataatataaaatgaaaacgAAACTAGCTTATAGATGTAAACCCAAATATCTGAAGTATTTACCATGTTATAGACTGTACAAACGATTACTTCTCCGATAACTATTAAGTGTATCGTTCCAGATGATCTCAGAGATGCAGTGGTTGACTTGTGTGACATACAAATAATTGAACAGCTCGATCTCCTACCTAGGGTACCACTGCTATTATGACCTTAAGATTTGTAGCTGAGAAGTAGTTCTATAAGTCATCGACATCGATGCTGACATCACCAGTCCCACTAGACGCACCTTGGCTGAAGGCGTTTGGTCACGCATTTACATCATATCCGTTATATCTAGATGGTCCGTTTTCTTGATATACTGCGTATAACTGAGCACTAAAACGCCAGGACCCTTCGAagtcgcaatgagaagacagaaaacTAGTGAGAGGAATATTATTCCAGACAGtatcaattatagtacaaaattgtcagatatttatagattttagtaagaacgaaatcatcattacagtcctccaATCCACATACAAGGGGCtattagcattgtccaatcggggagctacacgtaggaattctagaatattcttccaaaaggtgattggatgaaaTAACTTCGGCTCCCTCTGAGCCTCTCACAGCTTCCTCAAGTTCACCCGTGGTCCGTCCTCACAATATCATCACTGCGTACACCGTGCTACGTAACTAACATAATAACTAGTCAGCTTAGATAACACAGTTCATGACCTACCGAATGTCTTACAAATGTATCTTTGAACTCTTTCAATCTAGAATTTCGGTTTGACTGGGTTCGGAATCCTTTGATTATAAAGTTGTTGAAATAAAATCGTTGAAGAGCCATGGATATCCGTAACATTCTTCGACTCAGTGATGAAGCTCCAATGATTTATGGGTATTATAAGTTGGTAGTAAGTTTCAATCTGTTTAAAGAAACATGAACTGTTACAAAGGCTGGTTATATTAACAGATCTTCAGGTTCTAACTATTTCGTATGGTCAATTCTAAAGACTATTATTCTTGAATTCCCACGGTAAAATTTTCACCACTTTAATTACTGTTAATACTTCGGTTTATTGAGGAAAAACTCTCTCATTTGTTTTGGCTTTTTGCCTGCTGTTTTCCAAAATACATTAAATAGCGTTATCTATGATCTGGAGGACGTTGCAGTGTTTTAacgttattttattattagtgaTCCTTGTAAGATCTTCTTTGAAAgcagaaaatatgaaaatccCTCCACATACACTGTGCTGTGATTTATTCTTCGTGATTTTTTCAGATGTACATTTTGTTGATCCTGTATGGCCAGTGAAATATCACTGAGTCCTAGCCAAATCATCAAACATTTGGGTCAGCTAATGTTGAACAGTTCGTCGATCCTTGTCAAGAACAATAGCAAATAATGCGCATCAGCAAATTGCACACTATGGACTAGCCCACGTAGCAGTGACCGTGCTCTGTTCCTTGTACCTGCTCATACCAATATATTCCTGTAATAACGTCGTTTGTGTTGTACTATCATCAAAGCAGCCATAGAACCTGGATACGGCGAAAGGGTAATTCACCTTAGGTGTTAGCCGCGAGGTATGACTTGGACGTTAGTGAGTTGGTCAAAGTCGAGTAGGCCCACAATCAGTTGACAAAGATCATCTGTGTTCATAGTCTACAATCTTTTGATTCCATTCGAGATGGTGCTATTTGTAATTCATCGTATATTTTGTTTTCCTTAAGTCTTCACTGAATCTCCATGTCTTTCCCGAACCACATCTATGTTGCTTTGGTAGATATTTGGTTATAATGGCTGCAGTAACGATTTGCTCCCGTTTTTGATTTTGTTGTATTTTTGATTATGAACTGAAGTACTCCTCAAGTATTGCagacactctgtgttataaaaAAATTAAGCATTATCTTTTGAACAGTCTGTACATGATCTATCCAGGAAAAATAGGAAAACATGTATTTGTTGCATATGGTGAATTTCTTATATCCTGTatcaatctatttatttaatatacttTATCTTTTACTACTGTCTGAATACTTATTGATTGAACAACTAGATTGTACTATTTGTTTGGGTAGTAATGTACGTTCAAATTTCTAAGAAACTGAGAACCATCATTTACATAATTACCTTTTTTGTTTTCAACTAAGCGATAGAGCATATCTAAGTTGACATAAACAGTTATTCAAAATTTAAAACTCGGTTAGTTTGGAAGCTACAGTCCTGACAAAGCAGTGAATAATAGGAGACCTAGTGCCTAACTACTGCATCCGTCTAAAAAGTCTGTTGAAATTCCGACGAAGAATGGCTGCTCATCGAATACTCCAGTATAAGTTCTTTTAGTTAGTATTGCTGCTTTAACCGCCATCACTAGGATAACTATAGGGGTACTTAATGTGTCAGTAATCCGTGCATGACATACGTCTTCTGTTGAAAAATGGCGTCAAGCACAAATACAACAAGATGTTATAGACTTTTATAACAAGTGCCGCTGCAAATATGTGGTTCCTTAAACCATCCTCGTATGCTCGCAGTAAAAATTGCCTATTTAGAATGTATTCCGATAAATTTATAACCGCAAATTTTATATTTGATTCGCCAGCAAAATCACCCATAATCCCCCGATTTTAGGGTTTAAGAGCGAATATACTTCGTTGGTTTGTTGTAAGGGACAAAACCCAGGGAGGTTTTAGTGGTGTAGTAAACTTAGAAACTGTTGTGTCTTATTAAAATTCGTATTCTGGGATAGAGGCTTGTTCAGTAGCATATTCGCTGAATATCGTTTGAACATTTACGCTCTACATGCACGACGATATTTCTGTGTACTGGAGAAGGAATCAAAGTGTACAGTGCACTTTTCTATACACATCATTGAAGACTAGTAGCAGCTGAATGAGCTTAATTCTAAAGGGTCCAACATAAACTGTTTATATACTTGACGACAATCTCATCCTGTTGAAACACCTCTAGTTAGCTTCAAAAATGTTCTTTCCAAAATTCACTTATTTTCACCTAACCTTTGTATTTCTGTTTGCATCAAACATCGTAGCATAAATGATATAGAGACATATAGCTTTGATAATTTTTGTGACAAACTACCATGGTATCTTGCGTTTTCGTATGATGTTTTATATGTAATCACATTCAAATTCAAAGTTCATTGTTCATTCGTATCAACTGTAAACAGAATTCACTTGTAACAGACAGATGCACCTGTCCCATCTGGTGTTCAGGTTAATATTGCCTACAGGCTCCCATACCAGCTATAATAACAACGAACTTCTATCCAAGAAGATAATCACATTGTAGTAACCATTTGTGCCGGTGTTTGCTACGCGGATTTGTAGGCCTCGGTTACTTCCCGAAAATGTTGGCGTGTTAGTACTTTGCTTCACGTTGTCATGCCACTCGTGCCGCAGGGCATTCAATAAATGAGTGAACCGCGTTTGTGGCAGTTACCTAATAACGAACATTCAAGTAACATTAGTTACAAAACTGCTGTTATTCTTTTGTAATTTAACATAAAAACTAGTTACGAGCGTTACTTTTTACCAttttcttattcttacactatCATGTTAGTAACAGTATTTATTTTAGCATAGTATTTTTGCTTTGAGTATTGTGAGACTGCGACTGAGATTTTGCACAGGTTCACTACAGTACTGCATACCTTTAACATTAGGTCAAGTAGGAGCCCTTCATTACCAAAGCAACAAGCATGTAGTTCACACAAGTCATCCCACTGTTTTTGATAATATTTTTCGTCATATTTAGTAGCTCAGATGAACTGCTGTGTTTCGTTTATATTTTCGTTGGTTTCATTTCTTAATAACCTCAATACCTAAATATACTCCTAAACGGTATTTCATCATAGAGCTAGTCAAATTTCACTAAACCCGGGTCGAATCATTCAGTAGGCAGTTCAGTGAATATCAAACAGATTTCGGTAGTAATATGATGGGATGAAATGGCTATGTTAATTTTTTAATTCATAGTGATTCTTATTCgacattacttccgtttttaattgagtatgattattattcagtgtaTTTTTGCTCTATTTTCAGCCGGATATTCCATTCAGTATAAAATTGACTTAGTTTAACGTGAATTTTATTCAAGATTTGACATTTCCGTGCTTGCACTTTTCGTATAAGTGACTTTTTCTAAACAATGATCAAAGTGGGTGTTCAGTTAacatataaatgagtgtattttcgactgcGGTTGTCCTATTTCGGGGATTGATGACTTCATTTGTGCCAGTCTTATCTCTTACCTTTCACCTCATGTCGTCAGGATCGTAGTTGTTTCTTATTTCAAGAATAAGTTTCAATTAATGCGGATACTACACTTGAACTCAGTCTATTCATCCTCTCATCATACTGAAGCCATGTGGCTACAGGAACCCGAAAACTTACTTTTCCTCAGGCAACAGCTGTCAGTTTGTGACCAGTGCTTGAATCTAGGTAGAATGAACACTAAAAGTTGAAAGAGGTCTTAACATCCATATGGATAAAGGTTTCTCATATCGACCAGAAGGTTGGAAAAATTTCAGAAGCTATTGCACACCAATATGAAACGGTTTTTGAGTCTTAACCACCAATGGCTCGTCAAGCTATGTAGCCATACTGAGACTCAGAAACATCATCATTTCTAACAGCACTCCATACCTCAGTATCACCAGCAAATAACGTAACTGATGTCGATGGAAGGCTTACGTCGTCTCTACACAGatggaataaaaataattcCGTAAATCTATCATGTGGCACTTCGATAAGGAaagtttgtagaattatggtctactattatattagtactgctctaataatagacctaatcctgaaTTTTGTAGATttatcatgatataactgcctaatctataagatcttacgtggaagtcacaccatcgactacaccaactcactgtatcgtatcagttatcaatacatgatgtagaacaaggttaggctagagaaggaacaatacaCTCTTTGTTGAAGCCCGAATAGAAAATCACTTATCCACATAACTAAGTTACATTTAGTCCCGATACCTCTTATTTTAGACAGCAGTCTGCTGTGTGAGAATTTGCCAGAAGTCTACTCAAATAGATAAAGGTTACATCTGTAGGCAGTCTCTACTCTTTAGGAGCACATCtgaccttacttacttacttacttacgcctgctactcccaatggagcataggcctctgaccagcattctccaatccactctatcctgggccttcttttctagttccttccaattcttgttcatttttctcatgtctatctccatttctcggcgtaatgtgttctttggtcttcctcttttcctttcgccttgaggattccatgtgagggcttgtcttgtgacgcagttgggtgctttcctcaatgtgtgtcctatccacttccagcgcttcttcctgatttcttcctccgctgggatctggtttgttctctcccacagtacgttgttgcttatagtgtccggccaatggatctgaagtattttgcgtagacaattgttaataaacacttgtattttctggatgatggcttttgtagttctccaggtttctgccccatacagtagaactgtcttgacatttgtattgaaaatcctgaccttggtgttggttgacagttgctttgagttccagatgttcctcagttgtaaatatgctgctcttgcacatatttacgtttgtcggttctgatgctcctcttcacttgtttgtttatttccgtgtattcagcttgtgccttggctttttctgctcttgttcggctggtattgatcgctgccttcttgttcctcctttctagaatcttatccagtgtatcaacagtgatccattccttgtggtggtgcttcttgtgacccaggacctcatgacatgttgaaatgattgcctctttgatccccttccagttgctctccacagtagttccttctccattgagtagatcatgaaaggcctggaacttattgctgaggactatcttgaattcgttgagtttaatagtatcctgaagaaaggccgtattgaacttttgtgatactgtctgccccgttgtccagtgcttcttgagtttcaatttcatcttggcgaccagcaagtgatgatctgatgctatatcagctcctctcttggttctcacgtcctcggctttcatcatgaggcgtcataattcttctaaatgaagatcttctgactcccagggcagagtttaaaaggtttgaataattttttctggttagcgtttttttagcgagttagttttctacgggatggggacgctaaccccatgtccaaccctccttctttatccgggcttgggaccggcagtagccccggagggactccaggcggagttacatCTGACCTATGGACCTATTAATTCGTTCGTGGGATGATAACAAATTGTTCTGAAACTACATTGCTTTTCGGAGAGGAACAAATTTTTGTCCAGGTACATGAAGTACTGCCTGTCGACAGTAACTAACCGAATTTCACGATTGTTCCTAAACCGAGTTTAACAAACCAATTATCAAGTTCATTAATGATTGCCGTTTCCAGATTATGGGTTGGAGGACTTATCTTTACCGGAGAGAAAAGCATCTCTATGGTGCACAAAAGTTGTTATCAGGACACTTTGGTTTCCCCTTAGATATGTTTATTGCTAATGTGGCATCACTGTCTCCATATAAAGCTAGCATACTAGCTTCTCTTTGTCCTTTGATCTGTGTGTGAATAGATAGTATAGATCAGATTCATAAACTCATGAACAACCAAGCAAACTGCACAGTTGAAGTCTCTTATGACTCATCTGATCTATGATGGAATCTATTTTAGTCTGACTATTAGTCTGTGAAAGACATGAATGTCACATACATTTTAGGCGCAGTACCACTTGAGTTTGGTTATACTCTGAAAATTGTACattagttttaaatattttcaaacaagTTCTCAGGTATAACTAAATCATTTTCttccatttattttattctaactaGCTGAAAAGACATTGAGAATTAGACGCTTTAAATGCACTAATAGTCGATGAACTTAAGTGTTGGTCACTTTTGTAACTTTAGTGGCAACTGGGGGAATGGAGGGTAACTCTTCTCAGTGTCTTCTGAATTGGTGCATTGAACAAACCAAAACGTACCCATATATTAATATCACTGATTTCACATCATCATGGAAAGATGGTCTGGCGTTTtgtgccttaattcacaaacatttccCTGATCTAATGTAGGTTGAACAGGACAGTAAAATTGCATCTCACTTTTTAAAGAGATTTTTCGCACTTGAAGTCTGAAGATGCTGTAACAAACCTTAAGTTGGTTGGTTATTATATATCCTTTATGTATGATGATATATTTTAGGCGTTTTTCGTTGCAGAAACAAAATTGAATATACCGGTGCCTACAAGACCACAAGTCATAGTATTAGAAGATGTAGatgaaaagataatatttgaatACGTTTCTAAGTTATATGGGGCATTAACAAGAAATTCAAGTAATACATGACTATCTGTTTCTAAATATCCAGGTCAATTAGGTTCAGATAAGCTTTCAGATAAAAACTTATCATATTTGGTATGCCCTTGCAAATCTTATATACGTTTTTAGTGTGAACAGGAGGAGGGACTTCTTATATGTGACCTTTGTGGGGAAACTATATTTCGTGTCGAGCAGCTGACTGTTTTCAGTAGGAACTACCATCGTAGTTGTTTTCGTGACAACCAGTTAACTTATCTCAAAGAGCGGAATAAAACACTAAAGGGTTCCAACTGTTCTGATGGTTCACCGCTGACTAAATTCTCAGGTAAACGAGATCTATTTGTCTTCTCTTCATCTTCACTTCTAGTAGCGGATCCCTTCCCAATAAGATTCAGTCCACAAAAAGAATTGGACACTGTTAGCAATGGAAAAAGTCAACCAACATGCAAACCTCCTTCTAGACCGCCACTTCCTGATGTTTTAAGTAATAATGCGTCTCCTGAACTGAATAGTGTTTTGAAGATAAAAGCTAAAATATCAGCTGACATAGAACAGCGTAAAAATAACTCTAATTCCAAGCATCATAACATCGTTTCTTATCCTGCTGCTTTAAATCCGTTCGAAGATGACTCTTTGTGTGATCCCAGCTCTCAGCATGAATGTACCTATAAGCCTTACAATCCATTTGATGACGATTTATCAGCCTTAGACTCGGAAGAGATTAATAATATTTCAGATTCTGACCACTCAAACGTATTAAGTATATCAAACCCTCCATCTCTGGTATCCAC from Schistosoma haematobium chromosome Unknown HiC_scaffold_365, whole genome shotgun sequence encodes:
- the MICALL1_3 gene encoding MICAL-like 1 (EggNog:ENOG410VBXN~COG:Z), yielding MEGNSSQCLLNWCIEQTKTYPYINITDFTSSWKDGLAFCALIHKHFPDLIDFSHLKSEDAVTNLKLAFFVAETKLNIPVPTRPQVIVLEDVDEKIIFEYVSKLYGALTRNSSQLGSDKLSDKNLSYLCEQEEGLLICDLCGETIFRVEQLTVFSRNYHRSCFRDNQLTYLKERNKTLKGSNCSDGSPLTKFSVADPFPIRFSPQKELDTVSNGKSQPTCKPPSRPPLPDVLSNNASPELNSVLKIKAKISADIEQRKNNSNSKHHNIVSYPAALNPFEDDSLCDPSSQHECTYKPYNPFDDDLSALDSEEINNISDSDHSNVLSISNPPSLVSTPSNHINKYMGQSNQNFSMEKLVADESVNLRTARSSIYDLSSLLAYGSLNKAQSSSLSSDTKQSSKSPLNGSNAKISRSVNTKGPAPPIPVLCRRDVRRDQQSDFIPYTELHRQLYDINNELSNLELSARKIQTSIKEMSENNESVKRLLKSGSIPLN